DNA sequence from the Raineyella sp. LH-20 genome:
CCGTCGAGGTCGTCGGTCGGGATCGGCTGGCCGACCTCGCGCTGCTGCGCGCCGAACGCGAACTGTTGGCCCCGCCGACCTACCGCGACGTCGACGATCTGCGGATCGGCTCCCTGGTCGTGGCGGTGGGCAACCCGCTGGGCCTGACCGGCAGCGTCACCGCCGGGGTGGTCAGCGGGCTGGGCCGGTCGCTGCCGGTGCAGACCCGCAGCGGGATGCGGCTGATCGAGGACGTCATCCAGACCGACGCCTCGCTCAATCCGGGCAACTCCGGGGGTGCGCTCGCCGACTCGGCGGGCCGGGTGATCGGCATCAACACCGCTGTCGCCGGCCTCGGCGTGGGTCTGGCGGTCCCGGTCAACGCGACGACCCGGCGCATCATCGCTGCCCTGATGCACGACGGCCGGGTCCGCCGGGCCTACCTCGGGTTGGTCACCTCGCCGGCGGTCCTGCCACCGCGATGGGCCGAACGGACGGGGCGTCGTACGGCCCTGCGGGTGATGGAGGTGGTCCCCGGCAGCCCGTCGGCGTCCAGCGGCATCCTTCCGTACGATCTCGTCCTGGCGGTCCAGGGCCGTCAGCTCGGCGACGCCCAGTCGCTGCAGCGGCTGCTCTTCGAGGACGCCATCGGCAGGCGCCTGGAGATCACGGTGCTGCGTAACGGGGCGCTGGTCGACACGGTGGTGGTGCCGGCGGAGCTGGCCGACTAGGACCAAGGCCCCCGGCGGAGCTGGCCGACCAGGACCAAGGCCCCGGCGGAGCTGGCCGACCAGGGCCAAGGCTCCGGTGGCTGGCGGCCTGCTGCACCCCATGGCCGAGCAGCGCCCGGACCCGGCCGCGTCGGCCTGCTCG
Encoded proteins:
- a CDS encoding S1C family serine protease, which encodes MEPNDQRPVDQEPGDQEPGDQGRDDRERDDREGDDRRSADQGPGARGAADDGTDGTDGEALDAYSRVVTTVAEHLLPRVAAVRIRDTRGRESEGSAVVLTAEGHLLTNAHVVGRAPAGEALFADGSTSPVEVVGRDRLADLALLRAERELLAPPTYRDVDDLRIGSLVVAVGNPLGLTGSVTAGVVSGLGRSLPVQTRSGMRLIEDVIQTDASLNPGNSGGALADSAGRVIGINTAVAGLGVGLAVPVNATTRRIIAALMHDGRVRRAYLGLVTSPAVLPPRWAERTGRRTALRVMEVVPGSPSASSGILPYDLVLAVQGRQLGDAQSLQRLLFEDAIGRRLEITVLRNGALVDTVVVPAELAD